From Colias croceus chromosome 24, ilColCroc2.1, the proteins below share one genomic window:
- the LOC123702740 gene encoding uncharacterized protein LOC123702740 isoform X1, producing MKDYIVWALILSAVLALGNDKPEYVKGFLLGLSGRADDLTLMDFDTEEVRFKRSDDDYSDEGGFVPKQGNGNDDDFIANVQSCASGYARAPWGKCISCTEYVKKFRVQCPKS from the exons ATGAAGGACTACATCGTATGGGCACTCATTTTGAGCGCTGTCCTAGCGCTAGGCAACGACAAGCCTGAATATGTCAAAGGATTTTTGCTTGGTTTAAGTGGCAGGGCAGATGATCTGACTCTAATGGATTTCGATACTGAAGAAGTTCGTTTCAAGCGGTCTGATGATGATTACTCTGATGAAGGAGGTTTCGTGCCGAAGCAAGGGAATGGGAATGACGATGATTTTATCGCAAATGTACAATCGTGTGCTAGTGGTTACGCAAGAGCGCCGTGGGGTAAATGCATCAGTTGTACTGA atACGTGAAAAAGTTCCGCGTTCAATGCCCTAAATCCTAA
- the LOC123702620 gene encoding uncharacterized protein LOC123702620, producing MYRYIAYVVLLSVRVNTNPNNNLNSEKILEENTNIAILIKGIDVKEDNYAKKDVINDIADLKYEDLYVNIGPKAKAEYKRIPRETDDDYDEGGFISTNNKTDHDFVDNISNCPDNFTRSPWGKCISCDEHMRIFGKTGKDC from the exons ATGTATCGATATATCGCGTATGTGGTTCTGCTATCAGTTCGTGTTAATACAAATCcgaataataatctaaattctgaaaaaatactagaagaAAATACTAATATAGCTATACTGATCAAAGGAATTGATGTAAAAGAAGACAACTATGCAAAAAAGGATGTAATTAACGATATTGCAGATCTTAAATATGAGGATTTATATGTGAATATTGGACCAAAAGCCAAAGCTGAATATAAACGCATACCTAGAGAGACAGATGACGATTACGATGAAGGTGGCTTTATTAGTACAAACAATAAGACCGACCATGATTTCGTCGACAACATCTCAAATTGTCCTGACAATTTCACGAGGTCACCGTGGGGCAAATGCATTTCGTGCGATGA GCACATGAGGATTTTCGGAAAAACTGGAAAAGACTGCTAA
- the LOC123702740 gene encoding uncharacterized protein LOC123702740 isoform X2, whose protein sequence is MKDYIVWALILSAVLALGNDKPEYVKGFLLGLSGRADDLTLMDFDTEEVRFKRSDDDYSDEGGFVPKQGNGNDDDFIANVQSCASGYARAPWGKCISCTEYVKKFRVQCPKS, encoded by the exons ATGAAGGACTACATCGTATGGGCACTCATTTTGAGCGCTGTCCTAGCGCTAGGCAACGACAAGCCTGAATATGTCAAAGGATTTTTGCTTGGTTTAAGTGGCAGGGCAGATGATCTGACTCTAATGGATTTCGATACTGAAGAAGTTCGTTTCAAGCGGTCTGATGATGATTACTCTGATGAAGGAGGTTTCGTGCCGAAGCAAGGGAATGGGAATGACGATGATTTTATCGCAAATGTACAATCGTGTGCTAGTGGTTACGCAAGAGCGCCGTGGGGTAAATGCATCAGTTGTACTGA atATGTGAAAAAGTTCCGCGTTCAATGCCCTAAATCCTAA
- the LOC123702738 gene encoding beta-3 adrenergic receptor-like, giving the protein MIAISDYKAIENQAKWNESNRTDTELFIENVENEEQNTTNYIYHVIRNIDKDKTNCSHSNVTDEACSVTEYEAFEAAVVIILCVLIVITVIGNTLIISAVVTTKRLRTVTNCFVTSLAAADLLVGIFVMPPAIAVHIRGKWELGWILCDIWISLDILLCTASILSLCAISIDRYLAVTRPLTYSRRRRSKKLALTMIFFVWISAGAITCPPMFGWYEPDHNQGGVCRYNQNPGYVVFSAMGSFFLPMIVMVYVYARISCVVARRHQQLASTASKCNKKGNLSCIRTESDSGSDKLSLRQNASKQPSKSSTQQSQTSQQEQRCPCCFRTEKRRQSKNYKSKERESRFSNDVTFKANFKYRNSGRHRTHSVKDHIENNRVSSLRRETKTAQTLSLVVGGFVACWLPFFLYYLLTPFIPSGYVNPVLMYVLTWLGWFNSAINPFIYAFYSPDFRLAFWRLTIKKCKRNKH; this is encoded by the exons ATGATCGCAATATCGGACTACAAGGCAATAGAGAATCAAGCAAAATGGAACGAGTCAAATCGCACAGACACAGAATTATTCATCGAAAATGTGGAAAACGAAGAGCAGAACACAACAAACTATATTTACCACGTTATAAGAAATATAGATAAAGATAAGACGAACTGTAGTCATAGTAATGTGACAGATGAAGCGTGTAGTGTAACTGAATATGAGGCTTTTGAAGCGGCTGTTGTTATTATACTGTGTGTTTTAATAGTGATAACAGTGATAGGTAATACTTTGATAATATCAGCCGTAGTGACTACTAAGAGATTGAGGACTGTTACGAATTGCTTTGTTACTAGCTTGGCAGCAGCTGATCTGCTTGTTGGGATATTTGTTATGCCACCGGCGATTGCTGTTCATATAAGAG GTAAATGGGAGCTCGGCTGGATTCTATGTGACATCTGGATCAGTTTAGACATTCTCCTATGTACTGCATCCATTCTATCCCTTTGCGCTATCAGCATTGACAGATATTTGGCTGTGACCAGACCCTTAACTTACTCTCGACGACGGAGGTCGAAAAAGCTGGCCCTAactatgatattttttgtttggatCTCGGCTGGTGCTATCACGTGTCCACCTATGTTTGGATG GTATGAACCAGATCACAATCAAGGTGGAGTGTGCAGATACAACCAAAATCCAGGATACGTTGTTTTCTCAGCAATGGGGTCGTTCTTTCTACCAATGATTGTAATGGTGTACGTGTATGCTAGGATATCCTGTGTGGTTGCTAGGCGACATCAGCAATTGGCCAGCACAGCCAGCAAATGTAATaaa aAAGGAAACCTGTCCTGCATTCGGACGGAATCCGACTCCGGTTCTGACAAACTATCCTTACGTCAGAACGCCTCAAAACAACCGTCGAAAAGCTCAACCCAACAAAGCCAGACCTCTCAACAAGAGCAGCGATGTCCTTGTTGCTTCAGAACGGAAAAACGAAGACAGTCTAAAAACTACAAATCCAAAGAAAGAGAATCAAGATTCTCAAACGACGTGACCTTTAAAGCCAATTTTAAGTATCGGAATTCAGGACGACACAGAACGCATTCAGTCAAAGACCACATAGAGAATAATAGAGTATCATCGTTGAGGCGAGAGACGAAAACTGCTCAAACTTTGAGTCTAGTGGTAGGGGGTTTTGTGGCCTGTTGGCTGCCATTCTTCTTATACTATTTGCTGACCCCGTTCATACCGAGTGGTTACGTCAATCCTGTATTGATGTATGTACTGACGTGGCTAGGTTGGTTCAATTCCGCGATCAATCCATTTATCTATGCATTCTATTCTCCTGACTTTAGATTGGCGTTTTGGAGGcttactattaaaaaatgtaaacggaATAAGCATTAA